The DNA region caactctcaccggaaacgagcccgacttactgccggcaatgcggaccagactctgacaccggtcatacagggacctgacagcccgtatcaaagggcccggtaccccatactcccggagaacccccgacagggctccccgagggacacggtcgaacgccttctccaagtccacaaaacacatgtagactggttgggcgaactcccatgcaccctccaggaccctgccgagggtgtagagctggtccagtgttccacgaccaggacgaaaaccacactgctcttcctgaatccgaggttcgactatccgacggaccctcctctccagtaCCCcggaatagaccttgccagggagacttaagagtgtgacccctctataattggagcacaccctccggtccccctttttgaacagggggaccaccaccccagtctgccaatccaggggaactgcccccgatgtccatgcgatattgcagagtcgagtcaaccaacacaaccctacaacatccagagccttaaggaactctgggcggatctcatccacccccggggccttgccaccgaggagctttttaaccacctcgccgacctcgtccccagagattggagagcccaacccagagtccccaggctccgcttcctcaatggaaggcatgttggtgggattgaggaggtcttcgaagtactctgcccacaggcccacaacgtcccgagtagaggtcagcagcacaccatccccactataaacagtgttggtgctgcaccgcttcccccccctgagacgccggattgtgaaccagaatcgcctcgaagccatacggaagtctttctccatggcctctccaaactcctcccacgcccgagtttttgcctcagcaaccgcccgagccgcatgccgcttcgcccgccggtacccatcagctgcttccggagtcccacaggccaaaaaggcccgataggactccttcttcagcctgacggcatccctcaccgaaggtgtccaccaacgggttcgagggttgccgccgcgacaggcaccgacaaccttgcggccacagctccgatcggctgCCTCGaaaatggaggcacggaacatggtccactcagactccatgtcccccacctcccccgggacgtgttcgaagttttgctggagatgggagttaaagctccgtctcacaggggattccgccagacgttcccagcagaccctcacaacacgtttgggcctgccaggtctgaccggctttcacccccaccaccggagccaactcaccaccaggtagtggtcagtggacagctccacACCTCttttcacccgagtgtccaagacatttggccgcagatccgatgaaacaacgacaaagtcgatcatcgaactgcggcctagggtgtcctggtgccaagtgcacatatggacacccttatgcttgaacatggtgttcgttatggacaatccatggcgagcacagaagtccagcaacagaacaccattcgagttcagatcgggcGGGCcattcctcccaaccacgcccctccaggtctcactgtcgctgcccacgtgagcgttgaagtcccccagcagaacaagggagtccccaggaggagcactctccagtaccccctctaaggactccaaaaagggtgggtaatctgaactgtcgttcggcccgtaagcacaaacgacagtcagaacccgtccccccacccgtaggcggagggatgctaccctctcgttcaccggggtaaaccccaacgtacaggcgccgagatggggagcaacaagtatgcccactcctgcccgacgtcTCTCAccctgggcaactccagagtggaagtatgtccagcccctcttaaggagactggttccagaaccagagccatgcgtcgaggtgagaccgactatttctagccggaacctctcgacctcacacactagctccggctccttccccaccagagaggtgacaatccacgtcccaagagccagtttctgcaaccgaggatcggaccgccagggtcccctcccttggccgccacccatcacacagtgcacccgacccctttggcccctcccacgggtggtgggcccatgggagggggggcccatgtttccctttcgggctgagcccggccgggctccatgggtaaaagcccggccaccagacgctcgccatcgtgccccccctccaggcctatCTCCAGaatggggccccggtgaccagCGTCCGGGCAAGGGAACACTAAGTCCAAGGTTTTCTTTCgccattggggtcttcgggctgcgctttgtctggtccctcacctaggacctgtctgccttgggtgaccctaccaggggcatgaagccccagacagcatagctcctaggatcattggagcactcaaacccctccaccacgataaggtggcagcccaaggaggaGTAGACAGCCATTATTTAGGCAAAACCCTTCTCTGAGAACTCGATAACAAACATCACAAAGTTACACCTGAACACCTGAGAACAAACAATCTGCTCAAATGCCTTGATTTAAATTGCAAAGTTTCAGAGTCTTGACTGAtttgtatttcagtgtttttcttctgagcttttttctgtttttaaactgttcaaGCATTGTTTCTTTGAGAAATTACTGAAAGGTTCCTAAACTCAATGTGGCTAGTtcaatatgtatttttcagtttcacatgTTAAGAATAAAACCTAAAAGTTGTTTCTGATCTCTgactatttttacatttaacagcTGAATCACAAATATCTGAAACACAATAATTATTAAATCTGCTTTTGCTCCCTGtaactttttataaaatcaatTCACAGCATTTGGACACAATTTGGGAGTCATTTCTAATTATCAAAGCTTCATGGTTagactgtaaaagaaaaacaagcttagttcaaaatttcaaaaaacataaaatgatttagaaacatgaaaataaaagatatcACATCTatagttagttttataaatgaacAATGAAGTTCCAGTTGGTTGTAGTTTTCCCCCATTacttagtgtttttgtttaaaaagttttctcagtttcaggttttctgaTCTCATTAGCTTTAGTTCACTATAATAACCTCCATCACTGTGAACTGGGTGAGATTCTGGTTGAGGATGTTTGGGTTGAAGGCTGAGCAGAAGTCCACCAATAAGATACACGTCTCTGGGTGGTTTGAGGTGGTTCAGGATAAAGTGTTGACTGCGTCATCTGCAGAGAGCCtatgatgtcacttcctgttttcaaatattttcagaaatcaCAATTTTTCTCCTTGTCTTCTGactaatgttcattttaatgttttttatgtgtttgtggtGTACGGCGCTTTGGCCAACTGTGTTGTTAtaacatgctttttaaaataaacttgcttTGTATGAAGGGGAGACACTGTCAGGTTGTGAAATTTCCTGTATTTCGGAtactttcatatttatttaatgtgtccAGGATTACGAGACCCAGTAGAACCTGATCTTGTCCACCGTATGGAAAATCTGTAGCTCTTAGAACATCCAAGTATTAATGTTAGTTTTAGACAAGGGGGTCAGTggttaattttgaaatatttatttatttaaagagctGTTTCTAAAGACAATCAAATAAATTCCCACATGGGTTTATAGACTCTCTACATACAAAACATGCAAAGCAAAATGGCTGCATACGAAACACGAGCTCCACAGAAATACCATTACATTTTCAACTCAACCAGGATAAAGAAGTCGCTGTTTTCTTTCCCAAGCTTCACAGAGAAAAGCAACTAATGCAAAAACGTCCCTATTATACATAGCAAATATCCATCTTCATTATTTATCAATACATGCAGAAAATGACATGATATTAAGGTCAATAAAAACCTCACAGGTATAAATGTTACACATGGAAGATGgtaataaagaaaaaccaaaccCTCAGTAAATAACTGccataaatattgattttattcacatttttgtctgttcatTATCTTATTAGTAACTGATAAACAATCACAATTTATCTATTTGAAGTATGCATATTTTATATAGATTCTCAAACAGATATAAAATTTCACTTTGCTTTTTCTGATTAATGTCATAACTAAGTTTAGTCCCATTACCTAAGACAACCATAAATTCCTgaatttaaaacagataaacCCGGCCATATTTTACTGCATGGATCAGATTCATTCTCATTGTTAGCCACTAGGGGGCGGTTAGTTATTAACCTTCACTGAACCGTCGCTCAGCAGGCGGACCTTTATGTCTGGAGGCAGCCCTTCACTGATCAGTTCATCTTTaatctgcagaagaaaacatgagATGAATGTGAGATACAGTCAGTGgtgaattataaaatatactgaacaGAATCTGATTATCATGATTTGACATTTGCGGGAAATCTATTTGGATTAAACTCAGGTTGTGATGGTTTGTGTTAAAGTCCAGAACATCACTGACCGCTTTCTCGATTTCATCCTTGTTGTCTTTCAGTGACAGCGTAGTCGAGATCTTCAGCTGCAGAACCGTAAGACGAGCTGGAAGAACAAGAGATCAACATGGTATAAAGAACTACTTCCTGTtactttcagttttgtttccatCCTACTTACATGTTGTAGGAGGAGGACTTGTAGATGTCAAAGGGAGAGCAACGGTGGTTGAAGTCACAGCTAAGACAACAGAAACGAGTTCAggacataaaaagtaaaaataaatgaaagatgaaaaataaagaattgacTCATCGTCCTACTTACATGTTGTAGGAGGACTTGGAGTTGCTATGGAGGATACTgggaaaacagcagcagaaacatcatgatttaagaaaatataaaataagacTGATggtcaaacagaaagaaatgactCACTGTTTCCAACCGTCACAATGACACATCGAAGCTCAGACTGGTAGATAGAACTGGAGGCACTGGGGAGATAATTTAGCACCAAAACTTTAATGTTAAactctttttgaaaataaccgtAAGATGCTAAATCTATTTTTTAGTCcttaaatatgtgttttttgtgtctctggttaaatttgacttttctcATAATTGTACCCACATCAGTGGGGAAAGTCCATTTGTTTAGTTCTTATGGATCACTGCTTCAGCAACTTCTGTCAGGATCAGGAGGGATTTTCCTAAAGTCATTTTGTATCACTGAAGGTgaccattatttttattactttgtacttaagtacatttcAAAACCTGTCCCTTATACTTTTACTAAAATAAGCTAGTTATGTTTATCAGTGTTTTTCAGATAAGTATTTGTataaagtttcaaaagttcTGATCAGATTAAATACTGACTTTGCCTGGACAGCAAAACAGATGGGATGGCTTTCTTCTTCATCATGTTGACTGACAGACGGCATCCATCTCAGGGTGAAATTTCCTGAACCAGATGAATTCTTGTTCATGTTGACCGGTCCGCTGAACAGGAGCTCAGTGATCCTTTAACATAAAGatcaaatttcagattttcacctTGAATTATTTAGAAGCTTATGTCTGATtagaaacaatatttatttctactcACACAGACTGAGTCGCCTCTGCTCTGATGTTGATTTCTATCGTCTCAGTAACGTTTATGAAGAACTGAGCTCCATGTTCAGGAGTTGGAGGCAGAAACCTGGGCAGATATTCACCTGCTGTGCAGGACGGAGCTGCAGGATCCACTGGAGCAATGCAgggaaaaataattcagataaaCTAAAGAGTCACATTAAAATTGATTTGCCTAGTTGAAAGTAATGAATTATTATTGATCAACTTTCAACAAATAGTTATTGAATATTAAATTTATTCAAACCAGTGTTTCAACCAAAGATAAGCAACatgattaaaatatgaaatcaaaCCTTTGAAAACAAACTGGACAGGGATTCTGCTCATAGAACTGCTGGGGCTTATTGACACTGTTGAACCATTGTAATGGGTCAGAGTGATGGTCTGTCTGGGAAAATCCTCCATCACCAGCTGAACTGCATATGAACCTTCATAACTGCTGTTGGTTGGACTGAATGATAGAGAACAAGGCtggaagaggacagagagagaaatcaAAGATTTAACATcaagtttaataatgttttatttactgtatttcattataggttttatttgtgtttgtttaaactgacaatattaatttctatttaacttAAGTTGCAGATTTATTTCTCTAAGCACATCAACTGAGAGTTCATGATGAGAGCACAGATTAGTTCATTggcaacataaaatattttgtggaaccacaaatatttttccaatgaGTTGGACTCTTTTCAAACCCCTGGGGTCAAacgtaaatataaatataaaatctgagaatgaaaacaattatttttatagatttttggCAGTGACACACAGgtcactgaaacatttaagtacTTAAACGTGTAATGCTGTTGGGTGAAAGTATTAACAATGAAATGCAGTGAACTAATTTCAGATTAGTTtatgaaactatttaaaactaCTTCGATTATTTGCAAAAGTCTGAGATtccaaaaaactacaaatttctgtatttttacgaCTCCGCCTCCAGGGTttgctttaacattttgtccaccagggggcagtgttCACCCGTTTGAGTTTCAATCATTTTGCTAGGCTGTAGCTACATTGTAGCTCATGTATCAGAGAGAAaagtgtgtatgtatgtgtatgtgaATTTTACccaaaatagtaataataatagcatGTATTTATAATAAGATTTTTAATAGATACATATGTTTAGAGCCACCTGGTGGTGAGATGAGAAACTGCATGCAACGTCTCCTTCAGGCGCTCTCATGGCTTCCCCACCACAATGCTGGTGGAGGTGCGAGGGAAGCAGCTCttcactacttttttttttttaacttattgttgaatttttctagttcaataattaataaaatactgtaataaCAGTATAATCAGCATTTCTCCTTGTGCTTTTTCTCCCACCTGTCAGTGACAGTTTGACTGAAGGATATTTACTTCCTCTCTTCTACCTGTGAATCTCACATTTTCCTTTCCTGTAACTTAACATCAACATTTATTACTCACTGATGAGAGACTGAGGACAGACGGAGGTGTGCAGGTGTAACACTCATAGTTACTGGGATTGGATCCATGTCTGCATTGAACATGGTCTCcatcagggtcaaaggtcaacaagTTGATATTTCTCTGACAGTTTGAGGGAACTCTGAGAgaaccagaaaacaaacataattacaCATAATTACAAGTGAACTCTGGAGAACAAATaatcagtttaaatgttttcatttacacaGAGGAGCTTCAGTATCTTGACTGATTTgtgcttcagtgtttttcttccatcatttttAGGGTCTTAAACTTTTGTTTGAGTATTGTTTCTTTGATAAATTACCAAATGGTTCCTATATTCAATATGTCTAATTTAATCTGTATATCacagattaaagtttttaaagagaaattttatttgtaagtaACTTTTAATGAATTACAAAATCTGGTTTTGTTTCCATGTAACTCTTTGGTCTCTGTTACAGATAAAATTGATTCACAGTGTTTGgatcttatttttctttaaaagaaaagaaactaaataaacttCAGAATCAAAATACAGTTTATGCTCAATCAAAGACATCAAAGGTTTCAggtatttataattaaaatgatagaaaaactGAATTACCTCATAACAGGAAGGATGCCGGTTTGTGGTGATGAGTTTGGTTTGTTAATGTCAGATCGTTTTCTCCCTTCAACAAATATCACAGCGACGCCAGTTGAAACACcgtttctgttgtttatccagGTGCCAGTATTCCacctttaacagaaaacattggGAAGATTTCTGATGTTACTAAGtttctaaaacacagaaaactttaCAAACCAGCAGACCAGAAAACTGACAGGAGGAATTTTAGACTTCtcggaaaaaacagaaaattattagaTATATTTTTGCAGGATGTTGAGATTCAGTCACCCATAGTAGGTATTGTAGAAACTCCTACTGTCCCACCAGGTGTACTCTCTCAGACACCATTCACCGCTGCTTTCATCAATCTTCTTACTACAGCCAGAACAAAGCCATGACTCAAGCTCTCCACATGAGCTGTGGCCAAACTTAAAGCGATGCAAAGCCTGTAGATTTAAAGTGAAGAGgctttagatcaggggtgggcaactccaggcctcgagggccggtctcctgcaacttttagatgtatctctacttcaacacacctgagtcaaataatgaggtcattagcaggactctggagaacttgactgcacttaggaggtgattcagctgttggattcaagcgTGTTGGAACAGGGAGACAAccaagagttgcaggacaccggccctcgaggaccaggattgcccacccctgctttagatacaagacaatattttttcaaaaggtaaaataaaaaaaacttcagaaaatcTCAACTTACTGTAAAACTGCTTCCTTGTACATCTTTAGTGGTGTGTGTAAACACAGTACCAGTATAACCAGCTTCTGTCCATCtgaccatcatcatcatcaccagcagcacagagagaaaCATGATGAACGAATCGGTTCtgctaaacaaagaaaatcagagGCAGGCAACTTTATACAGTCACTCCTTATTCACTCTGTTTACTGTTAGAAACATGTAGAACTCGTTTATGGACTCTATTTACATAATGAACCAGGAAATGTCAGACACCTGATTCATAACCATCAGAAACAAGTTTCCTTGAAGgtaaaattttactttgcaaaCTGAAAAATACTAAATCTATTTTTGCTTCATCTCAATGTTTCTAAATCCTGCAGCACTATCAGGTTAATTATTTATCCCTCCTGGTCGGTTTTTGTGTCTCAGTGAATATTTAAGATGTTCACAGATCAAAGCTGATCACTACCAGTTCATCACCAGACCCAGAAGGTGGAGACGACCAGGTTAAATGTTCTGAGCTCCAGATTAGCAGATCAGCTAAACATGTAAAGGAGAAGCACAAGACAGACACCAAAAACACCTGGAACCAGTTCATGAGGCCCAGGCCCATAACACTAACCTTCAACCAGAGTCGGGAAGTAACTACTTACATTtacataagtaacttttttgaaaacatgtagttttaggagtatttttactatgttgtacttgaatcattttttatgaagtatttctacttttacttgagtaaaatttctggattctctacccactgaatgaaaaacaaacctggTTTAACCAAACAACAGATATGATCACTTTCCAGCACATTCAGAAAACTGGTCCAACAAGGAAATGCACAGTACACtggattgttttgttgttttgttttcttttgctgagGTCACAAAACGGGCAGAGGGCAAATTAGGGTAAAGATGGCCTGAAAAATTCATTTCTGTAGGTTCAaaagaaagtgtaaaaaatctgagaatattctgagaaacaaattcaaatgcacaaaaaaggaaacaaataaaccaagaaactaaactaaaagtgGTGAACTATATGGCAACA from Xiphophorus maculatus strain JP 163 A chromosome 14, X_maculatus-5.0-male, whole genome shotgun sequence includes:
- the LOC111610785 gene encoding uncharacterized protein LOC111610785 isoform X2, translating into MEIMLDADMQLTSRSATPAHLHLSSVSHHRTDSFIMFLSVLLVMMMMVRWTEAGYTGTVFTHTTKDVQGSSFTALHRFKFGHSSCGELESWLCSGCSKKIDESSGEWCLREYTWWDSRSFYNTYYGWNTGTWINNRNGVSTGVAVIFVEGRKRSDINKPNSSPQTGILPVMRVPSNCQRNINLLTFDPDGDHVQCRHGSNPSNYECYTCTPPSVLSLSSPCSLSFSPTNSSYEGSYAVQLVMEDFPRQTITLTHYNGSTVSISPSSSMSRIPVQFVFKVDPAAPSCTAGEYLPRFLPPTPEHGAQFFINVTETIEINIRAEATQSVITELLFSGPVNMNKNSSGSGNFTLRWMPSVSQHDEEESHPICFAVQANASSSIYQSELRCVIVTVGNISSIATPSPPTTSRLTVLQLKISTTLSLKDNKDEIEKAIKDELIRRGLPPDIKVRLLSDGSVKVNN
- the LOC111610785 gene encoding uncharacterized protein LOC111610785 isoform X3, which gives rise to MEIMLDADMQLTSRSATPAHLHLSSVSHHRTDSFIMFLSVLLVMMMMVRWTEAGYTGTVFTHTTKDVQGSSFTALHRFKFGHSSCGELESWLCSGCSKKIDESSGEWCLREYTWWDSRSFYNTYYGWNTGTWINNRNGVSTGVAVIFVEGRKRSDINKPNSSPQTGILPVMRVPSNCQRNINLLTFDPDGDHVQCRHGSNPSNYECYTCTPPSVLSLSSPCSLSFSPTNSSYEGSYAVQLVMEDFPRQTITLTHYNGSTVSISPSSSMSRIPVQFVFKVDPAAPSCTAGEYLPRFLPPTPEHGAQFFINVTETIEINIRAEATQSVITELLFSGPVNMNKNSSGSGNFTLRWMPSVSQHDEEESHPICFAVQANASSSIYQSELRCVIVTVGNISSIATPSPPTTSRLTVLQLKISTTLSLKDNKDEIEKAIKDELISEGLPPDIKVRLLSDGSVKVNN
- the LOC111610785 gene encoding uncharacterized protein LOC111610785 isoform X1, with product MEIMLDADMQLTSRSATPAHLHLSSVSHHRTDSFIMFLSVLLVMMMMVRWTEAGYTGTVFTHTTKDVQGSSFTALHRFKFGHSSCGELESWLCSGCSKKIDESSGEWCLREYTWWDSRSFYNTYYGWNTGTWINNRNGVSTGVAVIFVEGRKRSDINKPNSSPQTGILPVMRVPSNCQRNINLLTFDPDGDHVQCRHGSNPSNYECYTCTPPSVLSLSSPCSLSFSPTNSSYEGSYAVQLVMEDFPRQTITLTHYNGSTVSISPSSSMSRIPVQFVFKVDPAAPSCTAGEYLPRFLPPTPEHGAQFFINVTETIEINIRAEATQSVITELLFSGPVNMNKNSSGSGNFTLRWMPSVSQHDEEESHPICFAVQANASSSIYQSELRCVIVTVGNISSIATPSPPTTSVTSTTVALPLTSTSPPPTTSRLTVLQLKISTTLSLKDNKDEIEKAIKDELIRRGLPPDIKVRLLSDGSVKVNN
- the LOC111610785 gene encoding uncharacterized protein LOC111610785 isoform X4, whose amino-acid sequence is MFLSVLLVMMMMVRWTEAGYTGTVFTHTTKDVQGSSFTALHRFKFGHSSCGELESWLCSGCSKKIDESSGEWCLREYTWWDSRSFYNTYYGWNTGTWINNRNGVSTGVAVIFVEGRKRSDINKPNSSPQTGILPVMRVPSNCQRNINLLTFDPDGDHVQCRHGSNPSNYECYTCTPPSVLSLSSPCSLSFSPTNSSYEGSYAVQLVMEDFPRQTITLTHYNGSTVSISPSSSMSRIPVQFVFKVDPAAPSCTAGEYLPRFLPPTPEHGAQFFINVTETIEINIRAEATQSVITELLFSGPVNMNKNSSGSGNFTLRWMPSVSQHDEEESHPICFAVQANASSSIYQSELRCVIVTVGNISSIATPSPPTTSVTSTTVALPLTSTSPPPTTSRLTVLQLKISTTLSLKDNKDEIEKAIKDELIRRGLPPDIKVRLLSDGSVKVNN